In Xanthomonas sp. SI, the following are encoded in one genomic region:
- a CDS encoding DUF1631 domain-containing protein, which translates to MSLSAIPSASPATLASAALPTRVRDILEALTGLVWQTLEAPLQSTLSELERELFDQAERARNSQLQEDIYQELQGLRARRERFAPFYKAQLEAALATLRLPLAPVGLLRQDKASAAMQMLTLVADVDIDRDIVLHDIARREAARASTPLQLLGQRFGVLAARPAFEAEHTPLGPHLLCRILREAGEELRLGLDAQLTLYRAFERQALVRYGEMVERANVLLAHAGVLPGLVYLPYVARPTSAPAAAAGNRAAPRPSSATRPATGWSGQAAPGGWSGPGPGAAGGEAAPPSAAPPLPPPTAANAATAASAAPATPDNAPTDLATLRQLLAAARDRAMVPATQTAPAGTAGAMPAGAVPAAAATAMPASSGNVPMPAPRAAASGAASASVQASASAVPTASLLQALGELQAQPPAHSTLAGLRGRRQVRDVQAALLATLRSEHGPQAALAPQDADTFDLLGLLYAEIEREVRSDAPAAALLERLQVPLVRAALQDSAFFVRSQHPARELLNAVAESGATWLSEEDTDPQLLLKLNQTVDRVVEEYEGDEQVFEQAHQDILAQYRALAHKAEIAERRHIEAARGKERLEVAKELASATLEALCRTWEPPKFVQALLNQAWSDVLTLTLLRQGEDSDAWRERKQLSQCIAEVTCRASGGDPDPDLAGEVRNALLQVGYHQDEAEAIARRLSTPGGGDTLTSRTELSAKLKARTRLGDQGEDGERPLLAPRNEAEQAAYARLRSLPFGTWFEFVTNQQGDLKRQRLSWYSPITDRALFVNQRGHKTAEYSLDALSRLLAQSQARIVTEDRARLIDRAWHATVRALRTLAGAPVPADTLEDA; encoded by the coding sequence GCTGGAACGCGAGCTTTTCGACCAGGCCGAACGCGCGCGCAACAGCCAGCTGCAGGAGGACATCTACCAGGAACTGCAGGGCCTGCGGGCGCGCCGCGAGCGCTTCGCGCCGTTCTACAAAGCGCAACTGGAAGCGGCCCTGGCCACACTGCGGCTGCCGCTCGCCCCGGTCGGCCTGCTGCGCCAGGACAAGGCCAGCGCGGCGATGCAGATGCTGACCCTGGTCGCCGACGTGGACATCGACCGCGACATCGTCCTGCACGACATCGCCCGGCGCGAGGCGGCGCGGGCCAGCACCCCGCTGCAACTGCTCGGCCAGCGTTTCGGTGTACTCGCCGCGCGGCCGGCGTTCGAAGCCGAGCACACGCCGCTGGGGCCGCACCTGCTGTGCCGGATCCTGCGCGAGGCCGGCGAGGAACTGCGCCTGGGGCTGGACGCGCAGCTGACCCTGTACCGCGCCTTCGAGCGCCAGGCGCTGGTCCGCTACGGCGAGATGGTGGAACGCGCCAACGTGCTGCTGGCGCACGCCGGCGTGCTGCCCGGCCTGGTCTACCTGCCCTACGTGGCGCGGCCGACGAGCGCGCCCGCCGCGGCCGCCGGCAACCGCGCCGCGCCCCGCCCGTCCTCCGCCACGCGCCCGGCTACCGGTTGGTCCGGACAGGCGGCGCCCGGCGGCTGGTCCGGCCCGGGCCCCGGTGCCGCCGGCGGCGAAGCGGCCCCGCCCAGCGCAGCGCCCCCGCTGCCGCCGCCGACCGCGGCCAATGCCGCGACGGCGGCAAGCGCCGCGCCGGCCACGCCCGACAACGCACCGACCGACTTGGCCACGCTGCGCCAGCTGCTCGCTGCCGCACGCGACCGTGCGATGGTGCCGGCCACCCAGACGGCGCCGGCCGGGACCGCGGGTGCGATGCCCGCAGGCGCCGTCCCCGCTGCCGCAGCGACAGCGATGCCTGCGTCATCCGGCAACGTCCCGATGCCGGCCCCGCGCGCCGCCGCAAGTGGCGCGGCGAGCGCCTCCGTCCAGGCCAGCGCCTCCGCCGTGCCCACCGCATCGCTGCTGCAGGCCTTGGGCGAACTGCAGGCGCAACCGCCGGCGCACAGCACCCTGGCCGGCCTGCGCGGGCGCCGCCAGGTGCGCGACGTGCAGGCGGCGCTGCTGGCCACGCTGCGCAGCGAACATGGCCCGCAGGCGGCGCTGGCGCCGCAGGATGCCGACACCTTCGACCTGCTCGGCCTGCTGTACGCGGAAATCGAACGCGAAGTGCGCAGCGATGCGCCGGCCGCCGCTCTGCTGGAGCGCCTGCAGGTGCCGCTGGTGCGCGCCGCGCTGCAGGACAGCGCGTTCTTCGTGCGCAGCCAGCACCCGGCGCGCGAGCTGCTCAATGCGGTCGCCGAGTCCGGCGCCACCTGGCTCAGCGAAGAGGACACCGATCCGCAGTTGCTGCTGAAGTTGAACCAGACCGTCGACCGGGTGGTCGAGGAATACGAGGGCGACGAGCAGGTCTTCGAGCAGGCCCACCAGGACATCCTGGCGCAGTACCGCGCGTTGGCGCACAAGGCCGAGATCGCCGAGCGCCGGCATATCGAGGCCGCACGCGGCAAGGAGCGGCTGGAGGTGGCCAAGGAATTGGCCAGCGCCACGCTGGAAGCGCTGTGCCGGACCTGGGAGCCGCCCAAGTTCGTGCAGGCGCTGCTGAACCAGGCCTGGTCCGATGTGCTGACCCTGACCCTGCTGCGCCAGGGCGAAGACTCCGATGCATGGCGCGAGCGCAAGCAGCTGAGCCAGTGCATCGCCGAGGTCACCTGCCGCGCCAGCGGCGGCGACCCCGATCCGGACCTGGCCGGCGAAGTGCGCAACGCCCTGCTGCAGGTCGGCTACCACCAGGACGAAGCCGAGGCGATCGCGCGGCGCCTGTCCACCCCCGGCGGCGGCGACACGCTGACCTCGCGCACCGAACTCAGCGCCAAATTGAAGGCGCGCACCCGCCTCGGCGATCAGGGCGAGGATGGCGAGCGGCCGCTGCTGGCGCCGCGCAACGAAGCCGAGCAAGCGGCCTATGCGCGGCTGCGCAGCCTGCCGTTCGGCACCTGGTTCGAATTCGTGACCAACCAGCAGGGCGACCTGAAACGGCAGCGCCTGTCCTGGTACAGCCCGATCACCGACCGCGCCCTGTTCGTCAACCAGCGCGGACACAAGACCGCCGAGTACTCGCTGGATGCGCTGTCGCGGCTGCTGGCGCAGAGCCAGGCACGGATCGTCACCGAGGACCGCGCGCGCCTCATCGACCGCGCCTGGCACGCCACCGTGCGCGCCTTGCGCACTCTCGCCGGCGCGCCGGTCCCCGCCGACACCCTGGAGGACGCATGA
- a CDS encoding PilZ domain-containing protein — MIAEARRSPRRQVPDMVPVLDMMEDAVVGRLGNLSESGMLLLASVPLHEDALYQLRFALPQLGREAQIDVGVHLLWSERAQAPGQAWAGFRFLTISPAHRELLRQWINAGPAG; from the coding sequence ATGATCGCCGAAGCCCGCCGTTCGCCGCGCCGCCAGGTCCCGGACATGGTGCCGGTGCTGGACATGATGGAAGACGCCGTGGTCGGCCGGCTCGGCAACCTCTCCGAGAGCGGCATGCTGTTGCTGGCCTCGGTGCCGCTGCACGAGGACGCGCTGTACCAGTTGCGCTTCGCGCTGCCGCAACTCGGCCGCGAGGCGCAGATCGACGTCGGCGTGCACCTGTTGTGGAGCGAACGCGCGCAGGCGCCGGGCCAGGCCTGGGCCGGCTTCCGCTTCCTGACCATCTCGCCGGCGCATCGCGAGCTGCTGCGGCAATGGATCAACGCCGGCCCGGCCGGGTAG
- the pepQ gene encoding Xaa-Pro dipeptidase yields MIQQDPSALYADHLRTLAQRADTALARGGFDHLLVPSGSLHYQLFDDRDYPYAVNPQFKAWLPLTRVPNSWLVYTPGRRPQLIFHQPRDYWHVVPAAPNGWWVEHCDIHVIRSPEEALALLPGPAARCAILGEAQSALGDYVPNNPEAVVQYLEYHRAYKTAYELVLMRQAQHLAVRGHRAAEAAFRDGRSEFEIHMAYCSAVGQDANELPYGNIVALNEHGAVLHYTELERQAPAQRRSFLIDAGASAHGYASDITRSYAADTGSEFQALIDAVDAAQIRMGQDVRAGVDYKQLHIDAHLALMGVLKDFGVITVSPEAALATGVSAAFFPHGLGHPIGLQVHDVAGFAASDRGGRIERPAGHPYLRMTRVLEPGMVVTIEPGVYFIDMLLDEVKQNGHAASVDWNRIEQFKPYGGIRIEDEVACTDGEPENLTRPAFALAA; encoded by the coding sequence ATGATCCAGCAAGACCCCAGCGCCCTGTACGCCGACCACCTGCGCACGCTGGCGCAACGCGCCGACACGGCGCTGGCGCGCGGCGGCTTCGACCATCTGCTCGTGCCCAGCGGCAGCCTGCACTACCAGCTGTTCGACGATCGCGACTATCCGTACGCGGTGAACCCGCAGTTCAAGGCCTGGCTGCCGCTGACCAGGGTGCCGAACAGCTGGCTGGTCTACACCCCGGGGCGCCGCCCGCAGCTGATCTTCCACCAGCCGCGCGACTACTGGCACGTGGTGCCGGCCGCACCGAACGGCTGGTGGGTCGAGCATTGCGACATCCACGTCATCCGCAGCCCGGAAGAGGCGCTGGCGCTGCTGCCGGGACCGGCCGCGCGCTGCGCGATCCTCGGCGAAGCGCAGAGCGCGCTGGGCGACTACGTGCCGAACAATCCCGAAGCGGTGGTGCAGTACCTGGAGTACCACCGCGCCTACAAGACCGCCTACGAACTGGTGCTCATGCGCCAGGCGCAGCACCTGGCGGTACGCGGCCACCGCGCCGCCGAAGCCGCGTTCCGCGACGGCCGCAGCGAGTTCGAGATCCACATGGCGTATTGCAGCGCGGTGGGCCAGGACGCCAACGAGCTGCCGTACGGGAACATCGTGGCGCTGAACGAACACGGCGCGGTGTTGCACTACACCGAACTGGAGCGGCAGGCGCCGGCGCAGAGGCGCAGCTTCCTGATCGATGCCGGCGCCTCCGCGCACGGCTACGCCAGCGACATCACCCGCAGCTACGCCGCCGACACCGGCAGCGAGTTCCAGGCACTGATCGACGCGGTCGACGCCGCGCAGATCCGCATGGGCCAGGATGTGCGTGCCGGCGTGGACTACAAGCAGCTGCACATCGACGCGCACCTGGCGCTGATGGGCGTGCTCAAGGACTTCGGCGTGATCACCGTGTCGCCGGAAGCCGCGCTGGCCACTGGCGTCAGCGCCGCGTTCTTCCCGCACGGCCTCGGCCATCCGATCGGCCTGCAGGTGCACGACGTGGCCGGCTTCGCCGCCAGCGACCGCGGCGGCCGCATCGAACGCCCCGCCGGTCATCCCTACCTGCGCATGACCCGCGTGCTGGAACCAGGCATGGTGGTGACGATCGAACCGGGCGTGTACTTCATCGACATGCTGCTGGACGAGGTCAAGCAGAACGGCCATGCCGCCAGCGTGGACTGGAACCGGATCGAGCAGTTCAAGCCCTACGGCGGCATCCGCATCGAAGATGAGGTGGCCTGCACCGACGGCGAACCGGAGAACCTGACGCGGCCGGCGTTCGCTTTGGCGGCCTGA